A DNA window from Bradyrhizobium barranii subsp. barranii contains the following coding sequences:
- a CDS encoding ATP-binding protein: protein MSNSSIFESPYLHPELRRKLDTIGSIFIRHDGILEGWEVLERTYHVGFRVNEATTGYIYGHSRCGKTELAHRFIKQLTGTRPIRGPVCQFVEGNGLRIVYLDLTNGSSPLPATIMLLRLFRDIKANSRLSQPDATSRLIDNLLLHRPDMLFVDEAQQAFRGDGTYSVNALGEWLLPLQNARACRSALIGSPKLDRLFKTVEAARERHGGIAYLDPFSFKTEIDISIFRTFLRMFFEKLPFAKTCIVNDDGTVNIRRASDIYYSSRGGPGGVANLCEAATCAAFRRAAGAVPTTLELSDFAGGFDFLYRHDVRMKGVNPFLADDRKSIPAIPLTPDEEEDPEEKPKPKGNSKQSKVGGRIHA, encoded by the coding sequence ATGTCGAACTCATCAATTTTTGAAAGTCCTTACCTTCATCCCGAACTACGAAGGAAACTGGATACGATCGGTTCAATCTTTATCCGCCACGACGGCATTTTGGAAGGCTGGGAAGTTCTTGAACGCACCTACCACGTAGGATTCCGAGTAAATGAGGCAACAACTGGTTACATCTACGGACATTCGCGTTGCGGCAAAACCGAACTTGCACACCGATTCATCAAGCAACTTACTGGAACGCGCCCAATCCGCGGACCAGTTTGTCAGTTTGTAGAAGGAAATGGGTTGCGGATCGTTTATCTCGACTTGACCAATGGGAGCTCACCGCTCCCCGCTACCATAATGCTACTGCGGCTATTCCGAGATATCAAAGCTAACTCGCGCCTCAGTCAGCCGGATGCGACGTCGCGCCTCATTGATAATCTTCTTCTTCACCGTCCCGATATGCTCTTCGTCGATGAGGCCCAGCAGGCATTTAGGGGCGACGGAACCTACTCTGTGAACGCCTTAGGTGAATGGTTGCTGCCGCTGCAAAACGCGCGCGCCTGCAGGTCGGCTTTGATCGGTTCTCCAAAACTGGATCGTCTGTTCAAAACAGTCGAGGCGGCTCGCGAACGTCATGGAGGCATCGCGTACCTGGACCCCTTTTCATTCAAGACCGAAATCGACATATCGATTTTTCGTACATTCTTGAGAATGTTCTTCGAAAAATTGCCTTTTGCGAAGACTTGCATTGTGAACGACGATGGCACCGTCAATATTCGCCGCGCTTCCGACATATATTACTCAAGCAGAGGGGGGCCCGGTGGGGTAGCCAACTTGTGTGAGGCTGCCACTTGCGCGGCCTTTAGACGCGCCGCGGGCGCTGTGCCCACGACGTTGGAACTGTCAGACTTCGCTGGCGGCTTCGATTTCCTCTACCGCCACGACGTGCGCATGAAGGGTGTCAACCCCTTCCTTGCAGACGATCGTAAATCGATTCCGGCGATCCCTCTCACACCAGACGAAGAAGAAGATCCCGAAGAAAAGCCAAAGCCGAAAGGAAATTCGAAGCAGTCTAAGGTAGGGGGCCGGATCCATGCCTGA
- a CDS encoding DUF3892 domain-containing protein: protein MPKRVRIRCINKTDRRNAHERIKNVGGVNSDGTRWKLSVKKTIRDLESREWEYYVEESGVTVEVIVATDGRNKYIKTTVDGIQPDNLLSLPECP from the coding sequence ATGCCCAAACGCGTGCGCATCCGTTGCATAAACAAGACTGACAGGCGAAACGCACACGAGAGAATCAAAAATGTCGGCGGGGTAAATTCAGACGGAACGCGATGGAAGCTATCCGTTAAGAAGACTATCCGAGACCTCGAAAGCCGCGAGTGGGAGTACTATGTCGAAGAATCAGGCGTCACCGTCGAAGTCATCGTCGCCACAGACGGCCGAAACAAGTACATCAAGACAACAGTGGACGGAATTCAACCGGACAATCTCCTTTCCCTCCCTGAGTGTCCGTGA
- a CDS encoding IS3-like element ISRj2 family transposase (programmed frameshift), with translation MTKKSRRTHSPAFKAKVALAAVKGDKTLAELAQLFDVHPNQITIWKNQLLEGTAGVFGHDKTSAETPVDLKALHAKIGELALENGFFVRRAHQGGPAERKAMIDRDHDLSIVRQAKVLKLARSTVYYEPRPVSAEDLALMRRLDELHLDYPFAGARMLRSLLRREGVYAGRRHIATLMKRMRIEAVYRRPNTSKPAPGHKIYPYLLRGLKIERPDHAWAMDITYIPMRRGFVYLAAVVDVFSRRVLAHRVSITMEAAFCVEAVQEALAKHGRPEIFNTDQGSQFTSLEFTDVLLDAKIAISMDGKGAWRDNVFVERLWRTVKYEEVYLRAYDSVSEARASIAKYLAFYNQGRPHSSLDGRTPDEAYFGTQAMVMAA, from the exons ATGACGAAGAAGAGCCGCCGGACGCATTCTCCGGCATTCAAGGCGAAGGTTGCTTTGGCTGCGGTCAAAGGCGACAAGACACTGGCGGAGCTGGCGCAGCTGTTTGATGTTCATCCGAACCAGATCACGATCTGGAAAAACCAGCTCCTGGAAGGCACCGCCGGCGTGTTTGGGCATGACAAGACATCGGCCGAGACGCCGGTCGATTTGAAGGCGTTACATGCCAAGATCGGCGAGCTGGCGTTGGAAAACG GATTTTTTGTCCGGCGCGCTCACCAAGGCGGGCCTGCTGAGCGCAAAGCGATGATCGACCGCGATCATGATCTTTCTATCGTGCGCCAGGCGAAGGTCCTGAAGCTGGCTCGCAGCACGGTCTACTATGAACCTCGGCCAGTTTCGGCCGAGGACCTTGCCTTGATGCGTCGGCTCGATGAGCTGCATCTCGATTATCCCTTCGCGGGAGCGCGTATGCTGCGATCGTTGCTGCGGCGGGAGGGCGTATACGCCGGTCGCCGCCACATCGCGACGCTGATGAAGCGCATGCGGATCGAGGCGGTCTATCGTCGCCCGAACACGAGCAAGCCGGCTCCGGGTCACAAGATCTACCCGTACCTGTTGCGCGGATTGAAGATCGAGCGGCCCGACCATGCGTGGGCAATGGACATCACCTACATTCCGATGCGGCGTGGCTTCGTCTATCTCGCGGCGGTCGTCGATGTGTTCAGCCGACGGGTCCTGGCCCATCGCGTCTCGATCACAATGGAGGCGGCCTTCTGCGTCGAAGCGGTCCAGGAGGCGTTGGCGAAGCACGGCAGGCCCGAGATTTTCAACACGGATCAGGGCAGCCAGTTCACCAGCCTCGAGTTCACCGATGTGCTGCTGGACGCGAAGATCGCCATCAGCATGGACGGCAAGGGCGCCTGGCGCGACAACGTGTTTGTCGAGCGGCTCTGGCGCACGGTCAAATACGAAGAAGTATATCTCCGCGCCTACGACAGCGTGTCCGAGGCGCGAGCGTCAATTGCCAAGTATCTGGCCTTCTACAATCAGGGACGCCCTCACTCGAGCCTTGACGGGCGCACGCCCGACGAGGCTTACTTCGGCACGCAAGCTATGGTGATGGCCGCATGA
- a CDS encoding IS3-like element ISRj2 family transposase (programmed frameshift): MTKKSRRTHSPAFKAKVALAAVKGDKTLAELAQLFDVHPNQITIWKNQLLEGAAGVFGHDKTSAETPVDLKALHAKIGELALENGFFVRRAHQGGPAERKAMIDRDHDLSIVRQAKVLKLARSTVYYEPRPVSAEDLALMRRLDELHLDYPFAGARMLRSLLRREGVYAGRRHIATLMKRMGIEAVYRRPNTSKPAPGHKIYPYLLRGLKIERPDHAWAMDITYIPMRRGFVYLAAVVDVFSRRVLAHRVSITMEAAFCVEAVQEALAKHGRPEIFNTDQGSQFTSLEFTDVLLDAKIAISMDGKGAWRDNVFVERLWRTVKYEEVYLRAYDSVSEARASIAKYLAFYNQGRPHSSLDGRTPDEAYFGTQAMVMAA, from the exons ATGACGAAGAAGAGCCGCCGGACGCATTCTCCGGCATTCAAGGCGAAGGTTGCTTTGGCTGCGGTCAAAGGCGACAAGACACTGGCGGAGCTGGCGCAACTGTTTGATGTTCATCCGAACCAGATCACGATCTGGAAAAACCAGCTCCTGGAAGGCGCCGCCGGCGTGTTTGGGCATGACAAGACATCGGCCGAGACGCCGGTCGATTTGAAGGCGTTACATGCCAAGATCGGCGAGCTGGCGTTGGAAAACG GATTTTTTGTCCGGCGCGCTCACCAAGGCGGGCCTGCTGAGCGCAAAGCGATGATCGACCGCGATCATGATCTTTCTATCGTGCGCCAGGCGAAGGTCCTGAAGCTGGCTCGCAGCACGGTCTACTATGAACCTCGGCCAGTTTCGGCCGAGGACCTTGCCTTGATGCGTCGGCTCGATGAGCTGCATCTCGATTATCCCTTCGCGGGAGCGCGTATGCTGCGATCGTTGCTGCGGCGGGAGGGCGTATACGCCGGTCGCCGCCACATCGCGACGCTGATGAAGCGCATGGGGATCGAGGCGGTCTATCGTCGCCCGAACACGAGCAAGCCGGCTCCGGGTCACAAGATCTACCCGTACCTGTTGCGCGGATTGAAGATCGAGCGGCCCGACCATGCGTGGGCAATGGACATCACCTACATTCCGATGCGGCGTGGCTTCGTCTATCTCGCGGCGGTCGTCGATGTGTTCAGCCGACGGGTCCTGGCCCATCGCGTCTCGATCACAATGGAGGCGGCCTTCTGCGTCGAAGCGGTCCAGGAGGCGTTGGCGAAGCACGGCAGGCCCGAGATTTTCAACACGGATCAGGGCAGCCAGTTCACCAGCCTCGAGTTCACCGATGTGCTGCTGGACGCGAAGATCGCCATCAGCATGGACGGCAAGGGCGCCTGGCGCGACAACGTGTTTGTCGAGCGGCTCTGGCGCACGGTCAAATACGAAGAAGTATATCTCCGCGCCTACGACAGCGTGTCCGAGGCGCGAGCGTCAATTGCCAAGTATCTGGCCTTCTACAATCAGGGACGCCCTCACTCGAGCCTTGACGGGCGCACGCCCGACGAGGCTTACTTCGGCACGCAAGCTATGGTGATGGCCGCATGA
- a CDS encoding IS1380-like element ISBdi2 family transposase, protein MTDDTIPPFSFPAVHAKKVTAAFDGGRLTSNGGVMLLAMAERRLGLANNLARVFPDRRDPTRVVHSLVDMLRARMFAICCGYEDADDLDHLRSDPAFKLACGRLPDTGRDLCSQPTLSRLENAPRLRDVIRLTYILVDAWMDSYPHEPASVTLDIDDTCDVVHGHQQLSLFNAHYDERCFLPIHVYDTEKSRPVAVVLRPGKTPGGVEVRAHLRRLVRHIRTRWHNTQITFRGDGHYARPEAMAWCETNGIDYIFGLSGTKPLARKVDEVADDIRTRRAIENLPVLRGYTETRHKAKSWDRERRTVARIEATMLGLDIRFVVTSLDVGSAEWIYDSLYCARGQAENLIKLHKTQLASDRTSCRSALANQVRLVLHTAAYWLMLTVRDAIPKARELAAAEFATLRLRLLKIAARVVETTSRIRLAFAAACPEADLICGLPGALLPLGP, encoded by the coding sequence ATGACCGACGATACGATTCCGCCCTTCTCGTTTCCAGCCGTTCACGCCAAGAAAGTCACAGCTGCCTTCGATGGTGGGCGCCTAACCTCGAACGGGGGCGTGATGCTTCTGGCGATGGCCGAGCGGCGTCTCGGTTTGGCCAACAATCTGGCCCGGGTGTTCCCGGATCGGCGCGATCCGACGCGGGTCGTGCACAGCCTGGTCGATATGCTCCGCGCTCGCATGTTCGCGATCTGCTGCGGCTACGAGGACGCCGACGACCTCGATCATCTGAGGTCCGATCCGGCATTCAAACTGGCCTGCGGACGGCTGCCGGACACGGGCCGGGATTTGTGTTCCCAGCCGACGCTGTCGCGGCTGGAGAATGCTCCGCGCCTGCGCGACGTGATCCGGCTGACCTACATTTTGGTCGACGCATGGATGGATAGCTACCCCCACGAGCCGGCATCCGTCACGCTCGACATCGATGATACCTGCGACGTCGTCCACGGCCATCAGCAGCTCTCGCTGTTCAACGCTCATTATGACGAACGCTGCTTCCTGCCGATCCACGTCTACGACACGGAGAAGAGCCGGCCCGTGGCCGTCGTGCTGCGGCCCGGCAAGACGCCGGGCGGCGTCGAGGTGCGTGCCCATCTGCGCCGCCTGGTACGGCATATCCGGACGCGATGGCACAACACGCAAATTACGTTCCGTGGCGACGGGCACTATGCCCGGCCGGAGGCCATGGCGTGGTGCGAGACCAACGGCATCGACTACATCTTCGGTCTGTCCGGCACCAAGCCTCTCGCCAGAAAAGTCGACGAGGTCGCCGACGACATCCGCACGCGACGCGCCATCGAGAACCTGCCGGTTCTGCGTGGCTATACCGAGACGCGCCACAAGGCAAAGTCCTGGGATCGCGAACGGCGCACTGTCGCCCGTATTGAGGCGACGATGCTCGGCCTCGACATCCGCTTCGTCGTCACCAGCCTCGATGTCGGCTCGGCCGAGTGGATCTACGACAGCCTGTATTGCGCGCGCGGCCAAGCCGAGAATCTGATCAAGCTGCATAAGACGCAGCTCGCCTCCGATCGCACCAGCTGCCGTTCGGCGCTCGCCAACCAGGTCCGTCTCGTGCTCCATACGGCCGCTTATTGGCTGATGCTGACCGTGCGCGACGCCATTCCCAAAGCCCGGGAATTGGCCGCTGCCGAGTTCGCGACGCTGCGTCTTCGGCTCTTGAAAATCGCCGCCCGTGTCGTCGAGACCACGAGCCGCATTCGCCTTGCGTTTGCCGCGGCATGTCCCGAAGCCGACCTGATCTGCGGCTTGCCCGGCGCGCTGCTGCCGCTCGGTCCTTGA
- a CDS encoding cold-shock protein has translation MAIGTVKWFNPTKGYGFIQPDSGGNDVFVHISAVEKAGFTSLAEGAKVSFDIVKNRGKDSAENLRIE, from the coding sequence GTGGCAATTGGGACAGTGAAGTGGTTCAACCCAACAAAGGGGTATGGGTTCATTCAACCGGATTCCGGCGGAAATGACGTCTTTGTCCACATCTCCGCGGTTGAGAAGGCTGGTTTTACTTCGCTCGCAGAGGGCGCAAAAGTCAGCTTCGACATCGTGAAAAATCGCGGAAAAGACTCGGCGGAAAATCTACGAATCGAGTGA
- the istA gene encoding IS21-like element IS1631 family transposase, whose translation MFDPFSQQGAGELNVLKRHLQSTVLTLLDRNTSQREIHRLTGVDRKTIRRYQALRAGAEANSPGEVTTGSVSADGQIPPPRPPAFGTSEATVTSSLARSACEAHRTWIEEQVRLKRNAQAIYQDLVDQFGFPSSYQSVKRFVRRLRHADPEQFDRLEFLPGEEAQVDYGEGAPTVDPKSGRYRRPRLFVMTLRYSRRSFRRVVWKSSQQVWAQLHEEAFRYFGGVPSYVVLDNLKEGVLKPDLYEPQLNPIYSAMLAHYAVVADPARVADPNRKGCVENAIQHTQGTALAGRRFETLEAQNEFLRHWEENWASKRIHGSTRRQVEAMFQEEKPHLRPLPVAPFRIFTEVVRTVCDDTTVRVDNSYYAARPAPIGSQVVVRIYTTTIEIRDRHTRALLRVHSRMAHPGSVVLPTSERPFNPSRQTAVLLASAERIGPQTRALCQQVFDTEGRPGQRAMWGIVGLGRKYPARLVEQACAHAIDNRIYRYKHVRATVERLFEQAIEQVGVTPQPASPLTQDHPLIRTPAEYGDLFSRAVRRDADDNGRQAEAHDDHATAIRARVACATPANSGATSAPAAPSHLKLET comes from the coding sequence ATGTTCGACCCCTTTAGCCAGCAAGGGGCCGGGGAGTTGAACGTCTTGAAGCGACATCTGCAAAGCACCGTACTTACATTACTTGATCGCAACACCAGCCAGCGCGAGATTCACCGGCTGACGGGTGTCGATCGCAAGACGATCCGGCGTTATCAGGCGCTGCGGGCCGGTGCGGAGGCAAATTCCCCCGGGGAAGTGACCACCGGCTCGGTGAGCGCGGACGGCCAAATTCCTCCACCCCGACCACCGGCTTTTGGGACATCGGAAGCGACGGTCACCAGCAGCCTGGCCCGTTCGGCTTGCGAAGCGCATCGGACGTGGATCGAAGAACAGGTCCGGCTGAAGCGGAACGCGCAGGCGATTTACCAGGACCTGGTTGATCAATTTGGCTTTCCGTCCAGCTACCAGAGTGTCAAGCGGTTTGTGCGCCGGTTGCGGCACGCTGATCCTGAGCAGTTTGATCGTCTTGAGTTCCTCCCCGGCGAGGAAGCTCAGGTCGACTATGGCGAGGGCGCGCCGACGGTTGATCCGAAGAGCGGGCGGTACCGTCGTCCCCGCCTGTTCGTGATGACGCTACGCTACTCGCGGCGCAGCTTCCGGCGGGTAGTCTGGAAGTCCAGCCAACAAGTCTGGGCGCAGCTCCACGAAGAGGCGTTCCGGTATTTTGGCGGGGTCCCCAGCTATGTCGTGCTCGACAACCTGAAGGAAGGCGTCCTCAAGCCGGATTTGTACGAGCCCCAGCTCAACCCGATTTACAGCGCGATGCTGGCTCATTACGCCGTGGTCGCCGATCCCGCGCGCGTGGCCGATCCAAATCGGAAAGGATGCGTCGAGAATGCGATTCAACATACCCAGGGCACTGCGCTGGCCGGACGGCGCTTCGAGACGCTGGAGGCGCAAAACGAGTTCTTGAGGCACTGGGAGGAGAACTGGGCTTCCAAACGCATCCACGGCAGCACGCGCCGTCAGGTCGAGGCGATGTTCCAGGAAGAGAAGCCGCACCTGCGGCCGCTGCCTGTCGCTCCCTTCCGCATCTTCACCGAAGTCGTCCGGACTGTCTGCGACGACACCACCGTACGCGTCGACAACAGCTATTACGCCGCGCGGCCCGCGCCGATCGGCAGCCAGGTCGTCGTGCGCATCTACACCACCACGATCGAGATCCGTGATCGCCACACCCGTGCGCTGCTGCGTGTTCATTCCCGGATGGCGCACCCCGGTTCTGTCGTCCTGCCGACCAGCGAACGGCCGTTCAACCCGTCGCGGCAAACCGCCGTGCTGCTGGCGAGCGCCGAGCGCATCGGACCGCAGACCAGGGCCTTGTGCCAGCAGGTGTTCGACACCGAAGGGCGCCCCGGACAGCGCGCGATGTGGGGCATTGTCGGGCTGGGCCGGAAGTATCCGGCGCGGCTGGTCGAGCAGGCCTGCGCGCACGCCATCGACAACCGCATCTACCGCTACAAGCACGTGCGTGCGACCGTCGAGCGGTTGTTCGAACAGGCGATCGAGCAGGTTGGAGTGACGCCACAGCCGGCATCGCCGCTCACCCAGGATCATCCGCTGATCCGTACCCCCGCGGAATACGGCGACCTCTTCAGCCGCGCTGTGCGGCGCGACGCCGACGACAATGGTCGGCAGGCCGAGGCTCACGACGATCACGCCACGGCAATCCGCGCTCGTGTCGCCTGCGCAACCCCGGCCAACTCCGGCGCCACGAGCGCTCCCGCTGCACCTTCTCACCTTAAACTGGAGACCTAG
- a CDS encoding DUF2188 domain-containing protein: protein MSSIPRVSDAARRPPTPVVETTASGLQRSSGPSIIEAMPERGFMAGVQYFVTRYKGQWAVSLKDVYSGPYATEQEAIGVAVESAHEQGQAGNDAQVLVQGHDNRFRSEWVYGCDPYPPG, encoded by the coding sequence ATGTCGTCCATCCCGCGCGTTAGCGACGCTGCGAGGCGGCCACCAACTCCGGTAGTTGAGACGACCGCGTCAGGTTTGCAAAGATCATCCGGACCATCGATCATAGAGGCGATGCCGGAGAGAGGCTTTATGGCTGGCGTTCAATACTTTGTCACGCGCTACAAGGGCCAATGGGCGGTTTCACTCAAGGATGTGTACTCAGGCCCCTATGCCACTGAGCAAGAGGCCATCGGTGTCGCAGTGGAAAGCGCCCACGAGCAGGGGCAGGCAGGAAACGACGCGCAGGTTCTGGTCCAAGGCCACGACAATAGATTCAGAAGCGAGTGGGTGTATGGGTGCGACCCGTACCCACCAGGTTAA
- a CDS encoding Dyp-type peroxidase: MGTIHYARWFRPAGTENLIFLSNYDGSWESYLEDFIMKAHPGQTAAWCNGVGFPRTRYLIKDGAQNGDQFKRWVRLQQVVAQFWYSRFPELTTDHIRNNALIHDGLARARTDSDARAWLDCLGSMPRPDYVIETDEVQSLVFRGLRALPYSVCALFQFSEQSDPKELAKWLDMLVPGSLNPHEGYPVRATSSLEITFGDRPFRSAPDENTIATFVAFTATGLKKLRVPGPQCSDGLGSFQGVFNIGMANRGRALGDRGGSQGWRWTDGDCNEVAQNPRAADAAILIYGKSIKHCEAILDQHEKAIGSAGRLLHRIDTRPVRTHAAATEKESLEFEHFGFRDGISQPVIHGTQRFSKGALARDTVEPGEFILGYRNNQDHYPPAPLVRADSDLGDCLPIPARPPSRFPAFGRKDPAARDFGRNGSYLVIRELAQDVEGFWKFTSNKANELSGQYPNLANIAGGQITADWVAAKMMGRWRDGTPLVERPGADKGEGLRKHSTHENDFSYALDDPQGMHCPFGSHIRRANPRDSLQPDDPTQQLITNRHRLLRRGRSYEYYTKEGAVAERGLLFVALCTDLERQFEFVQQTWIGSPTFHGLNNEPDPIVAWQAPKTRVFTIPTPSGPVRLHDMESFVDVRAGGYFFLPSRSAIRYLANLNASKWCSDGLPTVRDDKINCLPTATTV, encoded by the coding sequence ATGGGCACGATCCACTACGCAAGATGGTTTCGCCCGGCCGGTACGGAAAACCTGATCTTTCTGTCGAACTACGACGGAAGCTGGGAAAGCTATTTGGAAGATTTCATCATGAAGGCACATCCCGGTCAGACCGCCGCCTGGTGTAATGGCGTCGGTTTCCCCCGGACAAGATACCTGATCAAGGATGGCGCCCAAAACGGCGATCAATTCAAGCGTTGGGTGCGCCTTCAACAGGTAGTCGCGCAGTTTTGGTACAGCCGGTTTCCCGAACTGACGACCGATCATATTCGTAACAATGCCTTGATTCACGATGGACTCGCGCGAGCGAGAACCGATTCGGACGCACGTGCTTGGCTTGATTGCCTCGGCTCCATGCCGCGCCCCGATTACGTCATCGAGACCGACGAAGTGCAATCGCTTGTGTTTCGGGGATTGCGGGCCCTCCCCTATTCGGTGTGCGCCTTGTTCCAGTTTTCGGAGCAATCCGACCCGAAAGAGCTTGCCAAATGGCTGGACATGCTGGTGCCTGGCAGCCTCAACCCGCATGAGGGCTATCCGGTGAGAGCCACAAGTTCTCTCGAGATAACGTTCGGAGATCGTCCATTCAGGAGCGCTCCTGACGAAAACACCATCGCTACCTTTGTCGCGTTTACGGCGACCGGTCTCAAGAAACTTCGGGTACCGGGACCTCAGTGCAGCGACGGTCTGGGCTCGTTTCAAGGCGTCTTCAATATAGGAATGGCCAACCGCGGCCGTGCTCTCGGCGATCGTGGCGGGAGCCAGGGTTGGCGCTGGACCGACGGCGATTGCAATGAAGTGGCGCAGAACCCGCGTGCGGCAGATGCTGCTATTCTCATCTACGGCAAGTCGATCAAACATTGCGAAGCTATTCTCGATCAACATGAGAAAGCTATCGGTTCTGCAGGGCGCCTCCTGCATAGGATCGACACAAGACCCGTGCGCACTCACGCCGCAGCGACTGAGAAGGAGTCCCTGGAGTTCGAACATTTCGGATTTCGCGATGGCATCTCTCAGCCGGTCATCCACGGAACCCAGCGGTTTTCAAAGGGTGCCCTGGCACGCGACACCGTGGAGCCAGGCGAATTCATTCTCGGCTACCGCAACAACCAGGATCACTATCCGCCGGCGCCGCTTGTCAGAGCCGACTCCGACCTGGGGGATTGTCTTCCGATTCCCGCAAGGCCTCCCTCGAGATTTCCTGCGTTCGGCCGCAAGGATCCAGCGGCCCGCGATTTTGGCCGTAACGGCAGCTATCTGGTGATCAGGGAGCTCGCCCAGGACGTTGAGGGATTCTGGAAATTCACCTCCAACAAAGCGAACGAGCTATCCGGGCAATATCCGAATCTTGCCAATATTGCCGGCGGACAAATCACGGCGGACTGGGTTGCCGCTAAGATGATGGGACGGTGGCGAGACGGAACGCCACTCGTTGAGCGCCCCGGCGCCGACAAGGGCGAGGGTTTGCGGAAGCATTCAACGCACGAGAACGACTTTTCGTACGCTCTCGACGATCCGCAAGGAATGCACTGTCCGTTCGGATCCCACATTCGCCGGGCGAATCCCCGCGACAGCCTGCAGCCCGACGATCCCACGCAACAATTAATCACCAACCGCCACCGGCTCCTGCGACGAGGCCGCTCGTACGAGTATTATACGAAGGAAGGCGCCGTGGCTGAGAGGGGCCTTCTGTTCGTTGCGCTGTGTACCGATCTGGAGCGCCAATTCGAGTTTGTTCAGCAAACATGGATAGGCTCGCCAACTTTCCATGGCTTAAACAACGAGCCTGACCCAATCGTCGCCTGGCAGGCCCCCAAGACCCGAGTATTTACGATACCGACTCCGTCGGGTCCTGTGAGATTACACGACATGGAAAGCTTCGTTGACGTTCGGGCAGGAGGATATTTCTTCCTGCCGAGCCGTTCGGCTATTCGATATCTCGCCAATCTTAATGCTAGCAAATGGTGCAGCGACGGATTGCCCACCGTCCGAGATGATAAAATCAACTGTTTGCCTACCGCCACGACGGTCTAG